A window of Aerococcus urinae contains these coding sequences:
- a CDS encoding helix-turn-helix transcriptional regulator, with translation MTQVRQMRSYMGLTQTDLANTLDISLQAYWKKEKGITPFTDEEKIVLKKIFNESFPSATIDDIFFSHEVSKV, from the coding sequence ATGACTCAAGTGAGACAAATGCGGTCATACATGGGATTAACTCAAACTGATTTAGCTAATACGCTAGACATTTCTTTACAAGCATATTGGAAAAAAGAAAAAGGGATAACCCCATTCACCGATGAAGAGAAGATTGTTCTTAAAAAGATTTTCAACGAATCTTTTCCAAGTGCAACAATCGATGATATTTTTTTTAGCCATGAAGTGTCAAAAGTTTAA
- a CDS encoding helix-turn-helix domain-containing protein — protein MTINKHELGQKIKKIRVDHKLTLAQFADEIKKKTEGASKTGKSNVSKWERGENVPNDITIKAIADIGGITVDELLHGNQKDRLYNLLCSAIDENSEVYSEDLYNRIIEYLDVYENLTDILFSLQDLGNDGDYEEESIRNFIRTNIDSFIKYNLNIDFNQPEQIIESFIQYINIVSSEVSKTFKGAETVIMNAVNAIDPYSYTTETVEEYVRDHDKMGMTKDQAIEQYFIFQLYDNVQNTVLKIHEEYWTYKNNEENKEI, from the coding sequence ATGACTATAAACAAGCATGAATTAGGTCAGAAAATAAAAAAAATAAGGGTTGATCATAAATTAACCCTTGCTCAATTCGCCGATGAAATAAAAAAGAAAACTGAGGGCGCCTCTAAGACTGGTAAAAGTAATGTATCAAAGTGGGAACGTGGGGAAAATGTCCCTAATGACATTACAATTAAAGCTATAGCGGACATAGGCGGCATAACAGTAGATGAGCTATTACATGGCAATCAAAAAGACCGCTTATATAACCTTTTATGTAGTGCGATAGATGAAAATTCAGAAGTCTATTCTGAAGACCTTTATAATAGAATAATTGAATATTTGGATGTGTACGAAAACCTTACAGATATATTATTTTCTTTGCAAGATCTTGGAAATGACGGGGATTATGAAGAAGAATCAATAAGAAATTTTATTCGCACCAATATAGACAGTTTTATAAAATACAATTTAAATATCGATTTTAATCAACCTGAACAAATAATAGAGTCATTTATTCAATATATTAATATTGTTAGTAGCGAAGTAAGTAAGACATTTAAAGGCGCTGAAACTGTTATTATGAACGCTGTAAACGCTATTGATCCTTACAGCTATACGACTGAAACAGTTGAAGAATATGTTAGGGATCATGACAAAATGGGAATGACCAAAGATCAAGCAATCGAGCAATATTTTATTTTTCAGCTATATGATAATGTTCAAAATACAGTTTTAAAAATACATGAAGAATATTGGACTTATAAAAATAATGAAGAAAATAAAGAGATTTGA
- a CDS encoding AbrB/MazE/SpoVT family DNA-binding domain-containing protein translates to MVVKARKQGNSLMVTIPKAFNIAEGASFTPHLQEDGIFFERVDTAPRFVDDFDALLLTDIIKDGYTDGEAIIKEMEHRKSLMEDRLAELMDEPSSQMTEEDFNREFGL, encoded by the coding sequence ATGGTAGTTAAAGCCAGAAAACAAGGGAATTCTTTAATGGTCACCATCCCAAAAGCCTTTAACATAGCTGAGGGGGCTAGCTTTACGCCCCACCTGCAAGAAGACGGAATATTCTTTGAGCGAGTGGACACCGCCCCCCGCTTTGTTGATGATTTTGATGCCTTATTATTAACGGACATTATCAAAGACGGCTACACAGACGGAGAGGCGATCATTAAGGAAATGGAACACCGGAAGAGTCTCATGGAAGACCGTTTAGCTGAACTGATGGACGAGCCATCTAGCCAGATGACCGAAGAGGATTTTAATCGTGAGTTTGGATTATAA
- a CDS encoding type II toxin-antitoxin system RelE/ParE family toxin translates to MSLDYKIFFRNSAKRELNKLKDKRLIKLISQEIYQVIAKDPHCGDRKKGGLKDIYTRPIHYQKAQYRIAYTIHEDIVTVEIVQVGSRENFYKELTRKIP, encoded by the coding sequence GTGAGTTTGGATTATAAAATCTTTTTCAGGAACAGCGCCAAGCGGGAACTCAATAAGTTAAAAGATAAACGCCTAATCAAGTTAATTAGTCAGGAAATTTACCAGGTCATAGCCAAAGACCCCCATTGTGGGGATCGGAAAAAAGGCGGCTTGAAGGACATTTACACCCGACCAATTCACTACCAAAAGGCACAATATCGCATAGCTTACACGATCCATGAAGACATAGTGACGGTGGAAATTGTCCAAGTTGGTAGCCGTGAGAACTTTTATAAGGAATTAACACGGAAGATACCCTAG
- a CDS encoding CopG family transcriptional regulator: protein MKSSKMGRPKAKNPLNVDVKVRIDEATNEQLLAYCKKHNITRTEAIRKGIQLVLKSDK, encoded by the coding sequence TTGAAAAGTTCCAAGATGGGAAGACCTAAAGCTAAAAATCCTTTAAATGTGGATGTTAAAGTTCGTATTGATGAAGCAACCAATGAGCAATTACTTGCTTATTGTAAAAAGCACAATATCACTAGGACGGAAGCCATACGGAAAGGCATTCAATTAGTTTTAAAGTCTGACAAATAA
- a CDS encoding Rha family transcriptional regulator — protein sequence MQLVYIKNRSSEPYTLSSVIAECAEVQHHTVTRLIRTYKKDLEEFGIIGFEIHKLTEGRGRPTKDYRLTEPQATLLITWLDNTKPVRAFKKALVKEFYSMRAELAEFRLQRDHEKLYHGHLNEAINGWVYKNQHSYSNINSLLCQVVTGQTPRQLRGQHGASKEVPALDLMTTEELDLYRQKEVQATICLRQQLPYSEIKANLLAA from the coding sequence ATGCAGTTAGTCTATATCAAAAATAGAAGCAGCGAACCTTACACATTATCAAGTGTTATTGCTGAATGTGCTGAGGTACAGCACCACACCGTTACCCGACTAATTAGAACCTATAAAAAGGATTTAGAAGAGTTTGGAATTATTGGATTTGAAATCCATAAATTAACTGAGGGTAGAGGACGACCAACGAAAGACTACCGATTAACCGAACCTCAAGCCACGCTGCTTATAACTTGGCTTGACAATACAAAGCCAGTTAGAGCTTTTAAAAAGGCTTTGGTTAAGGAGTTCTATTCTATGAGGGCAGAGCTTGCTGAATTTAGACTTCAACGTGACCATGAAAAATTGTATCACGGCCATCTAAATGAAGCCATTAATGGCTGGGTATACAAAAATCAGCATTCCTACAGTAATATCAACTCATTACTTTGCCAAGTGGTCACAGGGCAGACCCCCAGACAATTAAGGGGGCAGCATGGCGCTTCTAAAGAAGTGCCGGCCCTTGATCTCATGACAACGGAAGAACTAGACCTATACCGCCAAAAAGAGGTTCAGGCAACCATCTGCTTAAGGCAGCAATTGCCTTACTCAGAAATCAAAGCCAACTTATTGGCAGCTTAG
- a CDS encoding tyrosine-type recombinase/integrase — MATYRKYTNSKGEFWQVWGYLGIDELTGKKVECRKRGFQSKKEAAAYLKEQEKKFLLGDCFNKEKKFTFKQVYHEWLEIYQNDVQDSTLSKAKRLFENRILPVFGEYYIDKITAPMIQNVVNQWHKKYKKYRSDYSYLKRVIKYAYVQGYISQLVTNKVVVPKKQITYECDEKADPCPFYTRDELRQLMAILERQRSRKWHACIRTLAYTGLRRGEILALTWNDINFNAKTLTVDKAVGQRDGNELYLKAPKNANSIRTISVDDKTLNVLKKWRAEQGQLLLKMGFNLGKDQLIFNNTKTNGFLNLTSIYNAFKRICEQNDFRFIKIHGFRHTHCSLLFEAGVPMKDVMNRLGHGDIQTTMNIYTHVTEQSERKSAQLFANYVNF, encoded by the coding sequence ATGGCAACTTATAGAAAATATACCAATTCAAAAGGGGAGTTCTGGCAAGTTTGGGGCTACCTTGGAATAGATGAACTAACAGGAAAAAAGGTTGAATGCCGTAAAAGAGGTTTTCAATCAAAAAAAGAAGCAGCCGCCTATCTCAAAGAACAAGAGAAAAAGTTCTTGCTAGGCGATTGCTTCAATAAAGAAAAGAAATTCACTTTTAAACAAGTATATCATGAATGGCTAGAAATTTATCAAAATGATGTCCAAGATTCCACATTATCAAAAGCTAAACGGCTCTTTGAAAATAGAATCTTACCTGTCTTTGGGGAGTATTACATAGACAAAATAACTGCCCCTATGATTCAGAATGTCGTCAACCAATGGCATAAGAAATATAAAAAATATCGCTCTGACTATAGTTATTTGAAACGAGTAATAAAATACGCCTATGTTCAGGGATACATTTCCCAATTAGTCACTAATAAAGTCGTTGTTCCTAAGAAGCAAATAACCTATGAATGCGACGAAAAGGCCGATCCCTGCCCTTTCTATACCCGTGACGAGTTACGCCAGCTTATGGCCATTCTTGAACGGCAGAGGAGCAGGAAATGGCATGCATGCATTAGAACGCTAGCCTATACCGGCCTAAGACGTGGGGAAATCCTCGCCTTGACTTGGAACGATATTAATTTCAATGCTAAGACACTAACGGTTGATAAAGCTGTTGGGCAACGTGACGGCAATGAGCTCTATTTAAAAGCTCCTAAGAATGCCAATAGTATAAGGACGATTAGCGTTGACGACAAGACCCTAAATGTTTTGAAGAAATGGCGGGCAGAACAGGGACAACTATTATTAAAAATGGGCTTCAACCTAGGTAAAGATCAGCTTATTTTCAATAACACTAAGACAAATGGCTTTCTCAACCTAACGTCTATCTATAACGCCTTTAAACGTATCTGCGAACAGAATGATTTTAGATTCATTAAGATCCATGGTTTTAGGCATACTCATTGTTCATTACTCTTTGAGGCCGGTGTCCCTATGAAAGATGTGATGAACCGCCTTGGCCACGGGGATATTCAAACCACCATGAACATATATACCCATGTCACGGAACAATCTGAAAGAAAAAGCGCTCAGCTTTTCGCAAATTATGTTAATTTTTAA